Proteins found in one Onychomys torridus chromosome 21, mOncTor1.1, whole genome shotgun sequence genomic segment:
- the LOC118571371 gene encoding zinc finger protein 431-like isoform X2 has protein sequence MEPAMVAVTYEDVHVNFTHEEWALLDSSQKSLYKDVMLETYWNLTDIGYKWEDQNIEEHCQSSRRHRRYIICHSGYKPCDPKGYGKKKCTYLSPRKIRRYIVVPTMGRHGNPDTSVQLVGFPTSLGIHQCKYHGEKPYKYKEYGNSSVCPGSRCTCSVTHTKGKCFECNQCFKALSSSSSLQRCLKIHMGKGCHKQEPCNKGFNHHQNLQTHKRTHNEEAPCECKQCDKTFRLHSTLQLPERTHLKIKPYEYNKGEKPFECHSHLQVPSTHTRKKQYECHQCGKTFVRPSHLQIHQRIHTGEKPYKCKQCDKAFVSTGDLQKHERSHTGEKPYECNQCGKAFARKSRLHRHERSHNGEKPYKCHQCGKAFADPSNLKQHKRSHTGEKPYECHQCGKAFGDPSNLKHHKRSHTGEKPYECSQCGKAFASSGDLQRHERRHTGEKPYVCNQCGKAFAYRSNLHQHERSHTGEKPYDCKQCGKAFAYLSNLQQHKRSHTGEKPYECNQCGKAFAHKYHLHSHERTHTGEKPFECNKCGKAFAYSSNRKKHERSHTGEKSYECNKCGKAFADLNSLQMHEIDHTGEKPHKCNKCGKAFARNSHLQNHERRHTRE, from the exons atGGAACCCgccatg GTTGCAGTGACCTATGAAGATGTGCATGTGAACTTCACCCATGAAGAATGGGCTTTGCTGGATTCTTCCCAGAAgagtctctacaaagatgtgatgcttgAAACCTATTGGAACCTCACTGATATAG GCTACAAATGGGAAGACCAGAAcattgaagaacattgtcaaagttctaGAAGACATAGAAG GTATATCATCTGTCACTCTGGATACAAGCCATGTGATCCTAAGGGatatggaaagaagaaatgtaCCTATCTTTCTCCCAGAAAAATTAGAAGATATATAGTAGTTCCCACTATGGGAAGACATGGTAATCCTGATACAAGTGTACAGTTAGTTGGATTTCCAACTTCATTGGGAATACATCAATGTAAGTACCATGGAGAAAAGCCTTATAAGTACAAGGAATATGGAAATTCTTCTGTCTGTCCTGGTTCACGTTGCACATGTAGTGTGACTCACACtaaaggaaaatgttttgaaTGCAATCAGTGTTTTAAAGCTCTGAGTTCTTCCAGTTCTCTTCAAAGatgtttaaaaattcatatgGGAAAAGGATGCCATAAACAAGAGCCATGTAATAAAGGTTTTAACCATCATCAGAATCTTCAAACACACAAAAGGACCCATAATGAAGAAGCACCCtgtgaatgtaaacaatgtgatAAAACATTTAGACTTCATTCTACTTTACAATTACCCGAAAGaactcatttgaaaataaaaccctATGAATATAATAAAGGCGAGAAACCCTTTGAATGtcacagtcatcttcaagtacccAGTACTCATACTAGAAAGAAACAATATGAATGTCATCAATGTGGAAAAACCTTTGTACGTCCcagtcatcttcaaatacatcaaagaattcatactggagagaaaccctataaatgtaaacaatgtgataaagcctttgtaAGTACTGGTGATCTTCAAAagcatgaaagaagtcatactggagagaaaccttatgaatgtaatcaatgtggtaaagcctttgcacgtaAAAGTCGTCTTCACCGTCATGAAAGAAgtcataatggagagaaaccctataaatgtcatcaatgtggtaaagcctttgcagaTCCTAGTAATCTGAAACAACATaaaagaagtcatactggagagaaaccctatgaatgtcatcaatgtggcaaagcctttGGAGATCCCAGTAATCTTAAACATCATaaaagaagtcatactggagagaaaccctatgaatgtagtcagtgtggtaaagcctttgcaagtAGTGGTGATCTCCAAAGGCATGAAAGAAGGCATAcgggagagaaaccctatgtatgtaatcaatgtggtaaagcctttgcatacCGTAGTAATCTTCACCaacatgaaagaagtcatacaggagagaaaccctatgattGTAAACAATGTGGAAAAGCCTTTGCATATCTTAGTAATCTTCAACAGCATaaaagaagtcatactggagagaaaccctatgaatgtaatcaatgtggtaaagcatttgcacaTAAATATcatcttcacagtcatgaaaggactcatactggagagaaaccctttgaatgtaacaaatgtggtaaagcttttgcaTACTCCAGTAATCGTAAAAAACATGAAAGAAGTCACACTGGAGAAAAATCCTATGAATGTAAtaaatgtggtaaagcctttgcagaTCTCAACagtcttcaaatgcatgaaatagatcacactggggagaaaccccataaatgtaataaatgtggCAAAGCTTTTGCACGTAACAGTCATCTGCAAAATCATGAAAGAAGACATACTAGAGAATAA
- the LOC118571371 gene encoding zinc finger protein 431-like isoform X1: MWLMTAGNHYRVAVTYEDVHVNFTHEEWALLDSSQKSLYKDVMLETYWNLTDIGYKWEDQNIEEHCQSSRRHRRYIICHSGYKPCDPKGYGKKKCTYLSPRKIRRYIVVPTMGRHGNPDTSVQLVGFPTSLGIHQCKYHGEKPYKYKEYGNSSVCPGSRCTCSVTHTKGKCFECNQCFKALSSSSSLQRCLKIHMGKGCHKQEPCNKGFNHHQNLQTHKRTHNEEAPCECKQCDKTFRLHSTLQLPERTHLKIKPYEYNKGEKPFECHSHLQVPSTHTRKKQYECHQCGKTFVRPSHLQIHQRIHTGEKPYKCKQCDKAFVSTGDLQKHERSHTGEKPYECNQCGKAFARKSRLHRHERSHNGEKPYKCHQCGKAFADPSNLKQHKRSHTGEKPYECHQCGKAFGDPSNLKHHKRSHTGEKPYECSQCGKAFASSGDLQRHERRHTGEKPYVCNQCGKAFAYRSNLHQHERSHTGEKPYDCKQCGKAFAYLSNLQQHKRSHTGEKPYECNQCGKAFAHKYHLHSHERTHTGEKPFECNKCGKAFAYSSNRKKHERSHTGEKSYECNKCGKAFADLNSLQMHEIDHTGEKPHKCNKCGKAFARNSHLQNHERRHTRE; encoded by the exons ATGTGGTTGATGACTGCGGGCAATCATTATAGA GTTGCAGTGACCTATGAAGATGTGCATGTGAACTTCACCCATGAAGAATGGGCTTTGCTGGATTCTTCCCAGAAgagtctctacaaagatgtgatgcttgAAACCTATTGGAACCTCACTGATATAG GCTACAAATGGGAAGACCAGAAcattgaagaacattgtcaaagttctaGAAGACATAGAAG GTATATCATCTGTCACTCTGGATACAAGCCATGTGATCCTAAGGGatatggaaagaagaaatgtaCCTATCTTTCTCCCAGAAAAATTAGAAGATATATAGTAGTTCCCACTATGGGAAGACATGGTAATCCTGATACAAGTGTACAGTTAGTTGGATTTCCAACTTCATTGGGAATACATCAATGTAAGTACCATGGAGAAAAGCCTTATAAGTACAAGGAATATGGAAATTCTTCTGTCTGTCCTGGTTCACGTTGCACATGTAGTGTGACTCACACtaaaggaaaatgttttgaaTGCAATCAGTGTTTTAAAGCTCTGAGTTCTTCCAGTTCTCTTCAAAGatgtttaaaaattcatatgGGAAAAGGATGCCATAAACAAGAGCCATGTAATAAAGGTTTTAACCATCATCAGAATCTTCAAACACACAAAAGGACCCATAATGAAGAAGCACCCtgtgaatgtaaacaatgtgatAAAACATTTAGACTTCATTCTACTTTACAATTACCCGAAAGaactcatttgaaaataaaaccctATGAATATAATAAAGGCGAGAAACCCTTTGAATGtcacagtcatcttcaagtacccAGTACTCATACTAGAAAGAAACAATATGAATGTCATCAATGTGGAAAAACCTTTGTACGTCCcagtcatcttcaaatacatcaaagaattcatactggagagaaaccctataaatgtaaacaatgtgataaagcctttgtaAGTACTGGTGATCTTCAAAagcatgaaagaagtcatactggagagaaaccttatgaatgtaatcaatgtggtaaagcctttgcacgtaAAAGTCGTCTTCACCGTCATGAAAGAAgtcataatggagagaaaccctataaatgtcatcaatgtggtaaagcctttgcagaTCCTAGTAATCTGAAACAACATaaaagaagtcatactggagagaaaccctatgaatgtcatcaatgtggcaaagcctttGGAGATCCCAGTAATCTTAAACATCATaaaagaagtcatactggagagaaaccctatgaatgtagtcagtgtggtaaagcctttgcaagtAGTGGTGATCTCCAAAGGCATGAAAGAAGGCATAcgggagagaaaccctatgtatgtaatcaatgtggtaaagcctttgcatacCGTAGTAATCTTCACCaacatgaaagaagtcatacaggagagaaaccctatgattGTAAACAATGTGGAAAAGCCTTTGCATATCTTAGTAATCTTCAACAGCATaaaagaagtcatactggagagaaaccctatgaatgtaatcaatgtggtaaagcatttgcacaTAAATATcatcttcacagtcatgaaaggactcatactggagagaaaccctttgaatgtaacaaatgtggtaaagcttttgcaTACTCCAGTAATCGTAAAAAACATGAAAGAAGTCACACTGGAGAAAAATCCTATGAATGTAAtaaatgtggtaaagcctttgcagaTCTCAACagtcttcaaatgcatgaaatagatcacactggggagaaaccccataaatgtaataaatgtggCAAAGCTTTTGCACGTAACAGTCATCTGCAAAATCATGAAAGAAGACATACTAGAGAATAA
- the LOC118571371 gene encoding zinc finger protein 431-like isoform X3 has product MWLMTAGNHYRVAVTYEDVHVNFTHEEWALLDSSQKSLYKDVMLETYWNLTDIGYKWEDQNIEEHCQSSRRHRRYIICHSGYKPCDPKGYGKKKCTYLSPRKIRRYIVVPTMGRHGNPDTSVQLVGFPTSLGIHQCPPTCRVVKSST; this is encoded by the exons ATGTGGTTGATGACTGCGGGCAATCATTATAGA GTTGCAGTGACCTATGAAGATGTGCATGTGAACTTCACCCATGAAGAATGGGCTTTGCTGGATTCTTCCCAGAAgagtctctacaaagatgtgatgcttgAAACCTATTGGAACCTCACTGATATAG GCTACAAATGGGAAGACCAGAAcattgaagaacattgtcaaagttctaGAAGACATAGAAG GTATATCATCTGTCACTCTGGATACAAGCCATGTGATCCTAAGGGatatggaaagaagaaatgtaCCTATCTTTCTCCCAGAAAAATTAGAAGATATATAGTAGTTCCCACTATGGGAAGACATGGTAATCCTGATACAAGTGTACAGTTAGTTGGATTTCCAACTTCATTGGGAATACATCAAT GTCCCCCCACCTGTAGAGTGGTGAAAAGTAGCACTTGA